One genomic region from Candidatus Mesenet endosymbiont of Agriotes lineatus encodes:
- a CDS encoding glycosyltransferase: MSDIIFIWLGGPLLEEYLVNISNYSKVFSDFQVELIVNDSSLHLLRKKQLVNADLSYYDILLKRGIEVIHYQEVIKSIKEIYRGDEQLLENLKKLERIILTEENGLHNYAAASDIIRGIRLLKGGIYIDLDVILDTKLAQQNIKELEKLLLKCDQQYPKLVLSYFALNEKNMVDSYIISAPKNSEVVKKFLDYVVVNYRITKNVILFTKMGSETSKFSLLDIK; this comes from the coding sequence TCTGGCTTGGCGGTCCATTACTTGAAGAATATTTAGTAAATATTTCAAACTACAGTAAGGTATTTAGTGATTTTCAAGTAGAACTCATTGTTAACGATTCATCTCTGCATCTGCTCAGAAAAAAGCAGCTAGTTAACGCTGATCTTTCTTATTATGACATATTATTGAAACGTGGTATTGAAGTAATACATTATCAGGAAGTTATAAAAAGTATAAAGGAGATATATAGAGGTGATGAGCAGCTACTAGAAAATCTAAAAAAGCTAGAAAGAATAATTTTAACTGAAGAAAATGGACTGCATAATTATGCTGCTGCTTCTGATATAATAAGAGGTATTAGATTGCTTAAAGGTGGCATATATATTGATTTAGATGTTATCTTAGATACCAAACTTGCCCAACAAAATATAAAAGAATTAGAGAAATTATTGCTCAAATGTGATCAACAATACCCTAAATTGGTCTTGTCTTATTTTGCTTTAAATGAAAAAAACATGGTTGATTCCTATATAATAAGTGCTCCAAAGAATTCAGAAGTTGTCAAAAAATTTTTAGATTATGTGGTTGTAAATTACAGAATCACTAAAAACGTGATCTTATTTACCAAAATGGGTAGCGAAACAAGTAAATTTTCATTGCTAGATATAAAATAG